The proteins below come from a single Miscanthus floridulus cultivar M001 chromosome 1, ASM1932011v1, whole genome shotgun sequence genomic window:
- the LOC136498868 gene encoding universal stress protein PHOS34-like, with the protein MEVAGGGAAAVVGASSPRRVVVAVDESEESMHALSWCLSNVVSAAKAAAAPPPAVVLVHARSPRPFYCPSIDGAGYILTQQVMDSMDQYMASAADTVVTKAKSICTAFPNVRVETCVEKGDPRDVICGAAEKAGADLLVMGSHGYGFLQRALLGSVSNHCVHNCKCPVVVVKRPDSKQQRARGGASLGSP; encoded by the exons ATGGAGGTGGCCGGAGGAGGAGCCGCTGCTGTTGTTGGTGCGTCGTCCCCGCGgcgcgtggtggtggcggtggacgaGAGCGAGGAGAGCATGCACGCGCTCTCCTGGTGCCTCTCCAACGTCGTCTCCGCGGCCAaggccgccgcggcgccgccccCCGCCGTGGTGCTCGTCCACGCCCGCTCCCCGCGCCCGTTCTACTGCCCCTCCATCGACGGTGCCG GGTACATCCTGACGCAGCAGGTGATGGACAGCATGGACCAGTACATGGCGTCCGCGGCGGACACCGTCGTCACCAAGGCCAAGAGCATCTGCACCGCGTTCCCCAAC GTGAGGGTGGAGACGTGCGTGGAGAAGGGCGACCCGCGCGACGTGATCTGCGGCGCCGCGGAGAAGGCCGGCGCCGACTTGCTGGTGATGGGCAGCCACGGCTACGGCTTCCTGCAGAGGGCGCTGCTAGGGAGTGTCAGCAACCACTGCGTGCACAACTGCAAGTgccccgtcgtcgtcgtcaagAGGCCCGACAGCAAGCAGcagcgggcgcgcggcggcgcgAGTCTTGGCTCGCCTTGA